A single genomic interval of Candidatus Binataceae bacterium harbors:
- the purM gene encoding phosphoribosylformylglycinamidine cyclo-ligase produces the protein MPSRMTYKSAGVDIALKQALVPVLRSIAAKTSGANVIGGVGGFGALVAVNGATRGMRHPVLVSGTDSVGTKLKIAFATGRHDTVGIDFVAMCVNDIICHGARPLFFLDYIGVGRLNKKIVLDVVKGVARGCALAGASLVGGETCQAGDLYHPGEYDLAGFAVGLVERSRIPDPRAIRSGDLLVGIGSNGLHSNGFSLARKVLLERARLKLGTRIPELGCTLADELLRPTLIYADVVRELFERFHIKGLANITGGGIPENLPRVMPTGLRALLDRSSWSQPPIFGLIQRLGEVSRGEMDRTFNNGLGMIAIVSSREADPVVDHLRRRKRSAWIVGEVRRGKREAIIG, from the coding sequence ATGCCGTCGCGCATGACATATAAATCGGCCGGAGTGGACATTGCACTCAAGCAGGCGCTGGTGCCCGTCCTTCGCTCCATCGCCGCGAAAACTTCGGGTGCGAACGTGATCGGCGGAGTCGGCGGATTCGGCGCGCTGGTCGCGGTCAACGGAGCGACCCGCGGCATGCGTCATCCGGTTCTGGTCTCCGGTACCGACAGCGTGGGCACCAAGCTTAAGATTGCATTCGCCACCGGCCGCCACGACACCGTCGGAATCGACTTCGTGGCGATGTGCGTTAATGACATCATCTGTCACGGTGCCCGCCCCCTCTTCTTCCTCGATTACATCGGGGTGGGGAGGCTCAACAAAAAAATTGTTCTCGACGTCGTTAAAGGTGTGGCGCGCGGATGCGCCCTGGCGGGGGCGAGCCTAGTTGGGGGTGAGACCTGCCAGGCCGGCGACCTCTATCATCCAGGCGAATATGACCTGGCGGGCTTCGCCGTAGGTCTGGTCGAGCGCAGCCGGATCCCTGACCCGCGCGCGATTCGGTCCGGCGACCTCCTGGTCGGAATCGGTTCCAACGGACTTCACTCCAACGGCTTCTCGCTGGCACGCAAAGTATTGCTGGAGCGCGCGAGGCTCAAGTTGGGAACGCGGATTCCGGAATTGGGCTGCACACTCGCCGACGAGTTGCTCCGGCCGACGCTCATCTATGCCGACGTGGTCAGAGAACTGTTCGAGCGGTTTCACATAAAGGGTCTCGCCAATATCACCGGAGGCGGAATTCCGGAAAACCTTCCGCGAGTAATGCCAACCGGTTTGCGCGCGCTCTTGGACAGATCATCGTGGAGCCAGCCTCCCATCTTCGGTCTGATCCAGCGGCTCGGCGAAGTCAGCCGCGGTGAGATGGATCGCACCTTCAACAATGGCCTCGGCATGATAGCCATCGTTTCCTCGCGCGAAGCTGACCCGGTAGTGGATCATCTGCGCCGCCGTAAACGCTCAGCCTGGATCGTCGGCGAAGTTCGCCGCGGCAAACGCGAAGCCATTATCGGCTGA